From Alcaligenes faecalis, the proteins below share one genomic window:
- the flgK gene encoding flagellar hook-associated protein FlgK gives MNLANLGITGLFAAQKRMQVTGHNINNIDTAGYNRQSVLVETAGSVGSGNGYYGRGVQVVTVQRSHDNFLYQQLVRSQTAGAALVSYGTEIAQLDNLFSDRTVGISPALQNFFDGLEAVASQPADPSARQELLGRAESLATQIRDATSYMNRVNENINTQVGTTVTQINSYLERIDNVNKQIVAAKGTTPGHEPNDLLDQREQLVAELGQLIDVRTVEQDGRLSVTTAGGQMLLGGERVYPLHAVRSAENPERMVVGFTSALNVDGKMVVSEFREGTIKGGTLGGLLQFRQESLEPAINALGRLAVGLAHTVNDIHRQGMDLKGDAGKDMFSISGPKVTANGNNPVSSGVPGVSFYKDLVDPADPSKGYTQPVDKLTGDNYRIERVDGRFQLRNLTSNDVTPLNGPDKNGGITRVDGLEIDVSSLKTKSEDGDSWLIQPTVNAGSSLQVEIKRPQDIAAADMDTGSADGAIAQKLADLRNTKVLADGSLSLNDSFGQIVNRIAVQTQQNGTAAKAQLKLIEQNYAAQQSLSGVNKDEEYIMLQRFQEQYQAAARLIDVSSQMFDTLLGLRS, from the coding sequence ATGAATCTCGCCAACCTTGGTATTACCGGCTTGTTTGCCGCTCAAAAGCGCATGCAGGTGACGGGCCACAATATTAATAATATCGATACCGCTGGCTATAACCGCCAATCGGTCCTGGTTGAGACAGCTGGTTCGGTTGGAAGCGGCAATGGCTATTACGGCCGCGGCGTGCAGGTGGTCACCGTTCAGCGTTCCCACGACAACTTTCTGTACCAGCAACTGGTGCGCTCGCAAACAGCTGGTGCGGCTCTGGTCAGCTACGGCACAGAAATTGCCCAGCTGGACAATCTGTTCTCGGATCGCACAGTCGGTATCAGTCCCGCCTTGCAGAACTTCTTTGATGGTCTGGAGGCCGTGGCTTCGCAGCCCGCAGATCCTTCGGCTCGCCAGGAGCTGCTGGGCCGTGCTGAAAGCCTGGCCACTCAGATTCGTGATGCGACTTCCTACATGAATCGCGTCAACGAGAACATCAATACCCAGGTAGGCACGACCGTTACCCAGATCAATAGTTATCTGGAGCGGATTGATAACGTCAATAAACAGATCGTGGCTGCCAAAGGCACTACGCCCGGTCACGAGCCGAATGATCTGCTGGATCAGCGCGAGCAACTGGTGGCCGAGCTGGGTCAACTGATCGATGTGCGCACGGTTGAGCAGGATGGGCGTTTGAGCGTAACCACGGCTGGCGGTCAGATGCTGCTGGGTGGCGAACGTGTTTACCCCTTGCACGCCGTGCGTTCGGCTGAAAACCCCGAGCGCATGGTTGTGGGTTTTACGTCTGCCCTGAACGTGGACGGCAAGATGGTGGTGTCCGAGTTTCGCGAAGGCACCATTAAAGGCGGCACCTTGGGTGGCTTGCTGCAGTTCCGTCAGGAGAGTCTGGAACCTGCCATCAATGCTCTGGGGCGTCTGGCGGTGGGCCTGGCTCACACCGTGAACGACATTCACCGTCAAGGCATGGACTTGAAGGGTGACGCTGGCAAAGACATGTTCAGCATCAGCGGCCCGAAAGTGACCGCCAATGGCAACAACCCGGTCAGCAGCGGTGTTCCCGGTGTGTCTTTTTATAAAGACCTGGTCGATCCGGCTGACCCCAGCAAGGGCTACACCCAGCCAGTCGACAAGCTGACAGGCGATAACTACCGCATCGAGCGCGTGGACGGGCGCTTCCAGCTGCGTAATTTGACCAGCAACGACGTGACTCCTTTGAACGGTCCGGACAAGAACGGCGGCATTACGCGTGTGGATGGCCTGGAAATTGATGTCTCCAGCCTGAAAACCAAATCGGAAGATGGCGACTCCTGGTTGATCCAACCCACTGTCAATGCAGGCAGCAGCTTGCAAGTGGAGATCAAGCGTCCGCAGGATATTGCGGCGGCTGACATGGACACGGGTTCGGCTGACGGTGCAATCGCCCAGAAACTGGCAGATCTGCGCAATACCAAAGTGCTGGCTGACGGCTCCCTGAGCCTGAATGATTCTTTTGGCCAGATCGTGAACCGCATTGCCGTACAAACACAGCAAAACGGGACCGCAGCCAAGGCGCAATTAAAGCTGATCGAGCAAAACTATGCCGCTCAGCAGTCCTTGTCCGGTGTGAACAAGGACGAGGAGTACATCATGCTCCAGCGTTTTCAGGAGCAGTATCAGGCGGCCGCCCGCCTGATTGATGTCAGCTCCCAGATGTTTGACACCCTTTTAGGCCTGCGTAGTTGA
- the flgL gene encoding flagellar hook-associated protein FlgL, whose translation MRISSSLFFQTGLTSINKQQSDLMRVFQQMGSQKRMITPSDDPLASAQTINLAQSQAMDKRYGENREVAMRALGEEENLLNAVNLQLQGVQTRLVEASTGTMSDADRSTLATVMESALDTLFGFANTKDGSGQYLFSGAKGTTQAFERTGNTFSYTGDTNSRNIQVEQTRQMDSADHGRTIFERANPGSTAYFTQANANTGSAVVSAPNGNSSLAGAQANYTIRFTSETEYDIEVNGAVVSQGVLDENERQRIELPGGVSVQIEGKPAVGDSFEVSSVDSTSSADMNLFNTLQSVVEALRKPVSGDPAAQAEFRNAMNSAMQRIGENFDNVQTVISSVGTRMNEIDALSSNGAARALNYTNELSRLEDLNIFQASTDLELRKAALEMSAMAFQTIQSMSLFNMNR comes from the coding sequence ATGCGTATTAGTTCTTCTCTTTTCTTTCAGACGGGCCTGACCTCGATCAACAAGCAGCAGTCCGATCTGATGCGGGTTTTTCAGCAAATGGGCTCGCAAAAGCGGATGATCACTCCTTCGGATGATCCCTTGGCTTCGGCTCAGACCATTAACCTGGCGCAATCTCAGGCCATGGACAAGCGCTACGGTGAAAACCGTGAAGTGGCCATGCGCGCTTTGGGTGAAGAAGAAAACCTGCTCAATGCCGTCAACCTGCAGTTGCAAGGCGTGCAGACCCGTCTGGTGGAAGCCTCTACCGGCACCATGTCCGACGCAGACCGCAGCACCTTGGCGACGGTGATGGAAAGCGCTCTGGATACCTTGTTCGGCTTTGCCAATACCAAGGATGGATCGGGCCAGTATCTGTTTTCTGGCGCAAAAGGCACAACACAGGCATTTGAGCGTACAGGCAATACCTTCAGCTACACCGGCGACACAAATAGCCGCAACATTCAGGTGGAGCAAACCCGTCAAATGGACTCGGCGGACCATGGTCGCACCATTTTTGAACGCGCCAATCCCGGCTCCACAGCCTATTTCACCCAGGCCAATGCCAATACGGGCTCGGCAGTAGTCAGTGCGCCCAATGGCAACTCCTCTTTGGCAGGGGCACAGGCCAACTACACCATTCGCTTTACCTCGGAAACCGAGTACGACATTGAAGTGAATGGCGCAGTTGTCAGCCAGGGCGTACTGGATGAGAACGAGCGTCAGCGTATCGAGCTGCCCGGTGGTGTCAGCGTTCAGATCGAAGGCAAACCCGCCGTGGGTGACAGTTTCGAGGTCAGTTCGGTCGATAGCACCAGCTCGGCTGACATGAACCTGTTCAACACCTTGCAATCGGTGGTGGAGGCTTTGCGCAAGCCCGTCAGCGGTGATCCTGCTGCCCAGGCTGAGTTTCGCAACGCGATGAACTCGGCCATGCAACGTATCGGAGAAAACTTCGATAACGTGCAGACCGTGATTTCCTCGGTAGGTACGCGCATGAACGAGATTGACGCCTTGAGTTCCAACGGTGCGGCTCGTGCCTTGAATTACACCAATGAGCTCTCGCGCCTGGAAGACCTGAATATTTTCCAGGCTTCTACTGATCTGGAGTTGCGCAAGGCGGCTCTGGAAATGTCGGCCATGGCGTTCCAGACGATTCAGAGCATGAGTCTGTTCAATATGAATCGCTAA
- a CDS encoding methyl-accepting chemotaxis protein — translation MLFKNLSLKVGMTFCIAALMALTVAMAGWALYYFHDLLALGSGDKVLSTLQAQQSTFNIVLTAVLVLAVLLGLAAISYFFRRVVRPLGDFAAYFDAIAKGDLTQRIRVLTANEIGDLFESLGRMQESLVKTTTTVRLGLEEIHAGAQEIAQGNTNISSRTEEQAASLQQTAASMEQLAGTVRQNADNAQQANQLAATASDVAHRGGSAVNEVVATMQGISASSNKISDIVGVIDSIAFQTNILALNAAVEAARAGEQGKGFAVVAAEVRALAQRSAQAAREITALIEDSVRKVTEGSSQVERAGATMQEIVDSVRRVTDIMGEITAATIEQSSGIDQVNRAVSQMDETTQYNARLVEQAALASSGLSEQVTKVNQAIAFFRSPGTEVIDVSARRVANRRSVNASTSESEQRRSPSLKSSAAASKPAGAATKGLSAPATARADKPAKASAVAQDDSQRLLRPDLSGKQNAASSDDDWEEF, via the coding sequence ATGCTTTTTAAGAATTTGAGTCTGAAGGTCGGCATGACCTTTTGTATTGCTGCTCTGATGGCATTGACAGTGGCCATGGCAGGCTGGGCCCTGTATTACTTTCATGATCTGCTGGCCTTGGGCTCGGGCGACAAGGTGTTGAGCACCCTGCAAGCGCAGCAGAGCACCTTCAACATTGTGCTGACAGCAGTGCTGGTGCTGGCCGTGTTGCTGGGCCTGGCGGCTATCAGCTACTTCTTCCGTCGTGTAGTGCGTCCTTTGGGCGACTTTGCCGCGTACTTTGATGCGATTGCCAAGGGCGATCTGACTCAACGTATCCGCGTGCTGACTGCCAACGAAATCGGTGATCTGTTCGAGTCGCTGGGTCGCATGCAGGAATCCCTGGTCAAGACCACCACCACGGTGCGTCTGGGTCTGGAAGAGATTCACGCCGGTGCTCAGGAAATTGCCCAGGGCAATACCAATATCAGCAGCCGTACCGAAGAGCAGGCCGCTTCCTTGCAGCAGACTGCTGCCAGTATGGAACAACTGGCCGGTACTGTCCGCCAGAACGCCGACAACGCTCAGCAAGCCAACCAGCTGGCCGCAACGGCCTCGGATGTGGCTCATCGTGGCGGCAGCGCTGTCAATGAAGTGGTCGCCACCATGCAAGGCATTTCGGCCAGCTCCAACAAGATCTCTGACATTGTGGGCGTGATCGACAGCATTGCTTTCCAGACCAATATTCTGGCCTTGAATGCGGCTGTGGAAGCGGCACGTGCTGGTGAGCAGGGCAAAGGTTTTGCGGTGGTAGCGGCTGAAGTGCGAGCCTTGGCTCAGCGCAGCGCGCAGGCCGCGCGTGAAATTACTGCCTTGATCGAAGATTCGGTGCGTAAAGTGACGGAAGGTTCCTCGCAAGTGGAACGTGCCGGCGCCACCATGCAGGAAATTGTGGATTCCGTGCGCCGTGTAACCGACATCATGGGCGAGATTACAGCGGCCACGATTGAGCAGTCCTCCGGGATTGATCAGGTGAACCGAGCTGTCTCCCAAATGGATGAAACCACGCAGTACAACGCCCGTCTGGTGGAGCAAGCTGCCCTGGCTTCTTCCGGCCTGAGCGAGCAGGTGACCAAGGTCAATCAGGCCATCGCCTTCTTCCGTTCGCCCGGTACTGAAGTCATTGATGTCAGCGCTCGCCGGGTGGCCAACCGCCGCAGCGTCAATGCCTCCACTTCCGAGTCCGAGCAGCGTCGCAGCCCATCGTTAAAGAGCAGTGCGGCAGCCAGCAAACCGGCTGGCGCGGCGACCAAGGGCTTGTCTGCCCCGGCGACCGCCAGGGCAGACAAGCCGGCCAAAGCGTCGGCAGTGGCTCAGGATGATAGCCAGCGCCTGTTGCGCCCCGACCTGAGTGGCAAGCAAAACGCGGCGTCCTCGGATGATGATTGGGAGGAGTTTTAA
- a CDS encoding methyl-accepting chemotaxis protein, which translates to MLGIESSLPSASRASKRRSSKSFRPSLKAASGLKISTMLMICMGLFMVLIVAVGGLAAYFLQQSGDALRTINRQSDRAVQVLQLSNNMMEARLGLMSAARFYQEAGIDNDANTLQSADNLVIMANQKLDEVRKAFADIRANMPTEPELRRLAMGLVASYQAYLDDGIEPMVQALETRDYSTFYFVSEGFGVLRAATFQFRIEELSKFYSDQTNLLLDQSELQTSVANSAIGLGLLVGLAIIVALRLVLGRTALAPLREAGVHFDHIANGDLTKKITYRSANEVGVLYDAMRRMQQSLQGIVLTVRQGVDEIASGSSQIFAGNTDLSSRTEQQAAALQETAASLEELASTVRQNADNAHQADQLAHNAAKVARQGGESVGAVVNTMNQISARSGQVADIVNVIDGIAFQTNILALNAAVEAARAGEQGKGFAVVAGEVRSLAQRSAQAAKEIKGLIEASQNEVQTGTQQVASAGDIIQEVVRAVNSVTTLMSEISSASQEQTAGIEQINTAVAQMDAVVQQNASLVEEAAAAAGSLQSQSETLAEAVSQFKVQEGDVIDMAERDYERLR; encoded by the coding sequence ATGCTGGGTATTGAAAGCAGTCTTCCGTCCGCGTCCCGCGCATCTAAACGTCGTTCTTCCAAATCTTTTCGCCCAAGTTTAAAAGCCGCTTCAGGCCTGAAGATCAGCACCATGCTGATGATCTGCATGGGCTTGTTCATGGTGTTGATTGTGGCTGTCGGTGGTCTGGCAGCGTATTTCCTGCAGCAAAGCGGCGATGCCTTGCGCACCATTAATCGCCAAAGCGATCGTGCCGTACAGGTTCTGCAACTCAGTAACAATATGATGGAAGCGCGTCTTGGCTTGATGAGCGCGGCCCGTTTTTATCAGGAAGCCGGCATCGATAACGACGCCAATACGCTGCAAAGCGCAGACAATCTGGTGATTATGGCTAACCAGAAGCTGGATGAGGTACGCAAGGCTTTTGCGGATATCCGTGCCAACATGCCTACCGAACCGGAGCTGCGCCGACTGGCCATGGGTCTGGTCGCATCCTATCAGGCGTATCTGGATGATGGCATCGAGCCCATGGTGCAGGCGCTGGAGACGCGCGATTACAGTACTTTTTACTTTGTCAGTGAAGGTTTTGGGGTGCTGCGCGCCGCTACCTTCCAGTTCCGTATTGAAGAGCTGAGCAAGTTCTACAGCGATCAGACCAATTTGCTGCTGGACCAGTCTGAATTGCAAACCAGCGTGGCCAATAGTGCGATTGGGTTGGGCTTGCTGGTTGGCCTGGCCATTATTGTGGCGCTGCGTCTGGTGCTGGGCCGTACCGCCCTGGCACCCTTGCGTGAAGCGGGCGTGCACTTTGACCACATTGCCAATGGCGATCTGACCAAGAAAATTACGTACCGCTCCGCCAATGAGGTGGGGGTCTTGTATGACGCCATGCGTCGCATGCAGCAAAGTCTGCAAGGTATTGTGCTGACCGTGCGCCAAGGTGTGGACGAAATTGCTTCGGGCTCCTCGCAGATTTTTGCAGGTAATACGGACCTGAGTTCCCGTACCGAACAACAGGCCGCTGCCTTGCAGGAAACTGCGGCCAGTCTGGAAGAGCTGGCCAGCACCGTGCGCCAGAACGCGGATAATGCCCATCAGGCAGACCAACTGGCTCATAACGCTGCCAAGGTGGCGCGTCAAGGCGGGGAGTCGGTAGGGGCAGTGGTCAACACCATGAACCAGATTTCTGCCCGTTCCGGGCAAGTGGCTGACATCGTCAACGTGATTGATGGCATTGCCTTCCAAACCAATATTCTGGCCTTGAACGCGGCGGTGGAAGCGGCTCGCGCCGGTGAGCAGGGCAAGGGCTTTGCGGTAGTGGCGGGTGAAGTGCGCAGTCTGGCACAGCGCAGCGCGCAAGCGGCCAAGGAAATCAAAGGCCTGATCGAAGCCTCGCAAAATGAAGTTCAGACCGGTACTCAACAAGTGGCCAGCGCGGGCGACATTATTCAGGAAGTGGTGCGTGCCGTGAACAGCGTGACCACCTTGATGAGCGAGATTTCCTCCGCTTCCCAGGAGCAGACTGCCGGTATCGAACAGATCAACACCGCCGTGGCTCAAATGGATGCTGTGGTGCAGCAAAATGCATCCTTGGTGGAAGAAGCGGCGGCGGCAGCCGGTTCCTTGCAGTCTCAATCTGAAACCCTGGCCGAGGCAGTGTCCCAGTTCAAGGTTCAGGAAGGCGATGTCATTGACATGGCCGAGCGCGACTACGAGCGCTTGCGTTAA
- a CDS encoding DUF294 nucleotidyltransferase-like domain-containing protein, which yields MSFAIPGESVAKTAVRQKAPGILAWLIAYPPFDQMQAQHCDYLIEHSELRFFSAGQVLLEEGARVDQLYIVRQGQISCQEQGETHEYVEGDLLPVRELVSGQALGSAYEVQEDCFTLCVAGEAVAHLLTISEPFRDYCLRGASSLLASVWRSAQQSASADLGASYTLDMSLQALTERGLLSCLPDCPVEQAVKDMHERQVSSMVVVNPDQHLLGIFTLRDLRRLVAGGQYDPTQAMSQVMTPDPVWLAPQSSAFDAALLMVEHQIGHICLVQGHKVVGMVSERDVFSLQRVDLVHLSRALRCAQDVSVLVRLQSDIGRLVDAMLAHGARSEQLTAVITRLNDHTVQRTIELTLPGSGLDGIEFCWLAFGSQARGEQTRHTDQDNGILFAAHSPEQAKAHRALLLPFARRVNEALDRCGMVWCTGNIMASNPELCLSEAEWLHRFQIMIERPAPEQLLESTIFFDCRAIWGQSSMLQRMQRRVLGMVNDNPVFQRMLAQSTCQTRIPSGKKRSRLEALMGQGDDKLDIKKQALAPMVDVLRVLALAHGCELASSMDRLAVLTQRGVFTAEESEGLCEAYRYLQLLRLQHHQTQLQQGQEPNNLVRLSTLGALDARVLREALSQVRRAQRILAFRYRL from the coding sequence ATGTCCTTCGCGATTCCCGGTGAATCCGTGGCCAAGACGGCGGTGCGCCAAAAGGCGCCCGGTATCTTGGCCTGGTTGATTGCTTACCCGCCTTTTGATCAGATGCAGGCGCAGCACTGCGATTACCTGATCGAACATAGCGAACTGCGTTTTTTTTCAGCCGGACAGGTGTTGCTGGAAGAGGGTGCGCGTGTTGATCAGCTCTATATCGTTCGCCAAGGGCAAATTTCCTGCCAGGAACAAGGGGAAACACATGAGTATGTGGAAGGAGATCTTCTGCCCGTGCGTGAGCTGGTCTCGGGCCAGGCCCTGGGCAGTGCTTACGAGGTGCAGGAAGACTGCTTTACCTTGTGCGTGGCCGGTGAAGCCGTTGCCCATTTGCTGACTATCAGCGAACCTTTTCGGGATTACTGCCTGCGTGGTGCCAGCAGCTTGCTGGCCTCGGTCTGGCGCAGTGCACAGCAAAGCGCCAGTGCGGATCTGGGGGCAAGTTATACGCTGGACATGAGCCTGCAAGCGCTGACTGAACGCGGTTTGCTCAGCTGCTTGCCGGATTGCCCGGTCGAGCAGGCGGTGAAAGACATGCACGAGCGTCAGGTCAGCAGCATGGTGGTGGTCAATCCGGATCAGCACTTGCTGGGTATCTTTACCTTGCGAGACTTGCGCCGATTGGTGGCGGGTGGCCAGTACGATCCGACCCAGGCCATGTCTCAAGTCATGACACCAGATCCGGTCTGGCTGGCTCCGCAATCCTCGGCCTTTGATGCGGCTTTGCTGATGGTAGAGCATCAGATCGGTCATATCTGTCTGGTTCAGGGCCATAAAGTTGTGGGTATGGTGTCCGAGCGCGATGTGTTCTCCTTGCAGCGCGTGGATCTGGTGCATTTATCGCGTGCCTTGCGCTGTGCCCAGGACGTATCTGTGTTGGTGCGTCTGCAGTCGGACATTGGGCGGCTGGTGGATGCCATGCTGGCCCACGGTGCGCGTTCTGAACAACTGACTGCCGTAATTACGCGCTTGAACGACCATACGGTTCAGCGCACGATTGAATTGACCTTGCCCGGCTCCGGGCTGGATGGCATCGAGTTCTGCTGGCTGGCCTTTGGCAGTCAGGCCCGTGGCGAACAAACCCGTCATACCGATCAGGACAACGGCATTTTGTTTGCTGCCCATTCGCCCGAACAGGCCAAGGCTCATCGGGCCTTGCTTTTGCCGTTTGCCCGTCGGGTGAACGAGGCTCTGGACCGCTGCGGGATGGTCTGGTGCACCGGCAATATCATGGCCAGCAATCCTGAGCTGTGCCTGTCTGAGGCCGAGTGGTTGCATCGCTTCCAGATCATGATTGAACGGCCTGCGCCCGAACAATTACTGGAATCCACGATTTTCTTTGATTGCCGTGCCATCTGGGGCCAAAGCAGCATGTTGCAACGCATGCAGCGTCGGGTTCTGGGCATGGTGAACGACAACCCTGTGTTCCAGCGCATGCTGGCCCAAAGCACCTGTCAGACCCGCATTCCTAGTGGTAAAAAGCGCAGTCGTCTGGAAGCGCTGATGGGGCAGGGCGATGACAAGCTGGACATCAAGAAACAGGCCTTGGCTCCGATGGTGGATGTGCTGCGTGTGCTGGCCCTGGCGCATGGTTGCGAACTGGCCTCGTCCATGGACAGGCTGGCCGTGCTGACTCAGCGCGGTGTCTTTACGGCCGAGGAGTCAGAGGGCCTGTGCGAGGCCTACCGCTATTTGCAATTGCTGCGCTTGCAACATCATCAAACCCAGTTGCAGCAGGGGCAGGAACCCAACAATCTGGTGCGTTTGAGCACGTTGGGTGCACTGGATGCACGTGTCTTGCGTGAGGCCTTGTCGCAGGTGCGTCGTGCCCAACGTATTCTGGCTTTCCGGTATCGCTTATGA
- a CDS encoding PolC-type DNA polymerase III, producing the protein MKLLSWLPWRKSSFAARSPSLSWSGVDELALDEAAFTVLDLETSGLEPKRHHIVQMGAVRLENGSIALGNIWSGLVRSQGERSHESLLIHEISPQQQEEGEPLPQLMRDFARYSENTVWVAWDADFDLAFLDRAWPKAGLEQARPLALDLAELAACVLPDWRGRRLGLDDCLKYCGLPVSDRHDALGDALVSAQLMQLLIGRAQQKGILTIGQARRLMQSHKQRQAHAF; encoded by the coding sequence ATGAAACTGCTTTCCTGGCTACCTTGGCGTAAATCCTCTTTTGCCGCACGCAGTCCCTCCTTGTCCTGGAGCGGGGTGGACGAACTGGCGTTGGACGAAGCGGCGTTTACTGTGCTGGATCTGGAAACCAGTGGTCTGGAGCCCAAGCGCCACCATATCGTTCAGATGGGTGCGGTCCGCTTGGAAAACGGTTCGATTGCCCTGGGCAATATCTGGTCCGGTCTGGTTCGGTCCCAGGGTGAACGCAGTCATGAAAGTCTGCTGATTCATGAGATCAGCCCGCAACAACAGGAAGAAGGCGAGCCACTACCCCAGCTGATGCGAGACTTTGCCCGCTATTCCGAAAACACGGTATGGGTCGCCTGGGATGCTGACTTTGATCTGGCGTTTCTGGATCGTGCCTGGCCGAAGGCGGGCCTGGAGCAGGCCCGGCCTTTGGCTCTGGATTTGGCTGAACTGGCTGCGTGTGTATTGCCCGACTGGCGTGGTCGTCGTTTGGGCCTGGACGATTGCTTGAAATATTGTGGCTTGCCCGTAAGTGATCGCCATGACGCCTTGGGTGATGCCTTGGTCAGTGCACAGTTGATGCAGTTATTGATCGGACGTGCCCAGCAGAAAGGCATTCTGACCATCGGGCAGGCCCGGCGCCTGATGCAGTCGCACAAGCAACGGCAGGCCCACGCGTTTTAA
- the fliR gene encoding flagellar biosynthetic protein FliR, which produces MLDLNSAQLYAWLNAFLWPFIRILATLATVPFFSESAIPKRAKIGLGFILTLIIAPSLPPLPDLPTASYEALLIAAQQVFIGVALGLTMRIVFAAVQTAGEFIGLQMGLSFASFFDPATGANTAVLSRLLNVIAVLTFLALNGHLLLLGVLVRTFHVLPIGADLNINGWGALLDWSSELWVSGMLLALPLIIVLLTINLAFGILNRTAQQLTIFAVGFPITLTIGLTLLTVVIPQTTPFLTQLFNSGYEAMMRVALGLAGS; this is translated from the coding sequence GTGCTCGACCTGAACTCCGCCCAGCTCTATGCCTGGCTCAATGCCTTTCTGTGGCCCTTCATCCGTATTCTGGCCACCCTGGCCACCGTTCCCTTTTTTAGCGAATCCGCCATCCCCAAGCGGGCCAAAATCGGCCTGGGCTTTATCCTGACCCTGATTATCGCGCCCTCGCTGCCCCCCCTGCCCGATCTGCCCACAGCCTCTTACGAGGCCCTGCTGATTGCCGCGCAGCAAGTGTTCATCGGTGTCGCGCTGGGTTTGACCATGCGCATCGTGTTTGCCGCAGTACAGACGGCAGGCGAGTTCATCGGCCTGCAAATGGGCCTGTCCTTTGCGTCATTTTTTGACCCGGCCACCGGCGCGAATACGGCCGTGCTATCGCGGCTGCTGAACGTGATTGCGGTGCTGACCTTTCTGGCCCTGAACGGCCATCTGCTCTTGCTGGGCGTGCTGGTGCGCACCTTCCATGTGCTGCCCATCGGTGCAGACCTGAACATCAATGGCTGGGGCGCCTTGCTCGATTGGAGCAGCGAATTGTGGGTGTCGGGCATGTTGCTGGCCCTGCCACTGATTATCGTGCTGCTGACCATTAACCTGGCCTTCGGGATCTTGAACCGTACCGCCCAGCAATTGACGATTTTTGCTGTGGGTTTCCCGATTACGCTGACAATCGGCCTGACCTTGCTGACCGTGGTCATCCCTCAGACCACGCCCTTCCTGACCCAGCTGTTCAACTCCGGCTATGAAGCCATGATGCGGGTCGCGCTGGGACTGGCAGGCTCTTAA
- the fliQ gene encoding flagellar biosynthesis protein FliQ — protein MTPETVMSMTYTALKLALSMAGPMLIVVLVVGLGISIFQAATQINEMTLSFIPKLLAMGITVVLLGPWLINNMVDYMQGLLRGIPGLVN, from the coding sequence ATGACTCCCGAAACCGTCATGTCCATGACCTACACCGCCCTGAAATTGGCCCTGTCCATGGCCGGTCCCATGTTGATCGTGGTGCTGGTGGTAGGTCTGGGCATCAGTATTTTCCAGGCAGCCACCCAGATCAACGAGATGACGCTGTCTTTCATCCCCAAGCTGCTGGCCATGGGCATTACGGTGGTGTTGCTGGGCCCCTGGTTGATCAACAATATGGTCGACTACATGCAGGGCCTGTTGCGTGGCATTCCCGGGCTGGTCAACTAA
- the fliP gene encoding flagellar type III secretion system pore protein FliP (The bacterial flagellar biogenesis protein FliP forms a type III secretion system (T3SS)-type pore required for flagellar assembly.), with protein MTALLFPARRFGLLLLALISLLLPSEAWAQAVPAITSTAGPNGSQTWSLSIQTLAMLTMMSFLPAALLMMTGFTRVIIVLGLLRNAMGTGTAPPNTVLVGLALFLTFFVMSPVFDQVYQDAYKPLSENKISFETALEQGAQPLKTFMLHQTREADLKLFGDMAGVAELETPEDVPLRVLVPAFVTSELKTAFQIGFTIFIPFLIIDLVIASVLMSLGMMMVPPVTISLPFKLMLFVLADGWHLLLGSLARSFYQ; from the coding sequence ATGACCGCACTCCTTTTTCCCGCCCGGCGCTTCGGCCTGCTGCTTCTGGCCCTGATCAGCCTGCTCCTGCCGTCCGAGGCCTGGGCCCAGGCTGTTCCAGCCATTACCAGCACGGCAGGTCCGAACGGCTCGCAAACCTGGTCGCTCAGCATCCAGACGCTGGCCATGCTGACCATGATGTCCTTCCTGCCAGCCGCCTTGCTGATGATGACCGGCTTTACCCGCGTCATTATTGTGCTGGGGCTGCTGCGCAATGCCATGGGTACCGGTACGGCGCCGCCCAACACCGTGCTGGTGGGCCTGGCCCTGTTTCTGACTTTCTTTGTGATGTCGCCGGTGTTTGATCAGGTCTATCAGGACGCCTACAAGCCCTTGTCGGAGAACAAGATCAGCTTTGAGACCGCGCTGGAACAAGGTGCCCAGCCCCTGAAAACCTTCATGCTGCACCAGACCCGCGAAGCGGACTTGAAACTGTTTGGCGATATGGCCGGTGTGGCGGAACTGGAAACGCCGGAAGATGTGCCCTTGCGCGTACTGGTACCGGCTTTTGTGACCAGCGAGCTGAAAACCGCCTTCCAGATCGGCTTTACGATTTTCATCCCCTTTCTGATCATTGACCTGGTCATTGCCAGCGTCCTGATGTCCCTGGGGATGATGATGGTCCCGCCAGTGACCATCTCGCTACCCTTCAAGCTCATGCTGTTTGTGCTGGCCGATGGCTGGCATCTGCTGCTGGGTTCCCTGGCCCGCAGCTTCTACCAATAA